Proteins from a genomic interval of Thermodesulfobacteriota bacterium:
- a CDS encoding FAD-dependent monooxygenase, protein MTNPKSSHTDVLVVGAGPVGLMMAGELARHAIKPRIIDKAPAPSDKSKAFGIHARTMEIFENLGIVERFLKEGNICNGLNFYDEGKELTEIDLSHIESKYPFVLILAQSITERLLAEHLYSFGIEVERETELIGFEQSKEGVVARVKLKDGGEELINCAYLVGCDGAHSTTRHLLNLDFKGDPYPNYWLLADCDIKWRYPEQRLAFFIHPKGSIAYFPFVGDRGRLIFELPHVGEEVEQSEPTIEDVKRLADERRLEYQSIDNPVWVTYFKIHHRIVNRYSIGRVFIAGDAAHIHSPVGGQGMNTGIQDAYNLAWKMALVLKRKSPESILDSYNYERHRIGEEVVGRTDRATRMIAIHNPVLKAIRNKFFPLVTRLGKVQEKMTNTIAQVEFHYKGSPIVSEKWNPDRIARWNKDFSHLLEAGERVGDYKILSAEKRTEANLYDLLKGTTHKLLLFTGGKPSAQELDELTKISKNIVSNYLGLIDPHLVTVKNGNPYDSPYFVSIYIDKDFKMHRDFGAVKASLYLIRPDGYIAFRNQPAKNDDLIQYLSKIFLIKV, encoded by the coding sequence ATGACTAACCCCAAATCTTCCCATACGGATGTACTGGTTGTAGGTGCCGGGCCGGTCGGGCTCATGATGGCCGGAGAGCTGGCCCGCCATGCCATAAAACCGCGAATAATCGACAAAGCCCCTGCTCCTTCCGACAAGTCAAAGGCATTCGGCATCCACGCACGCACCATGGAGATTTTCGAGAACCTGGGAATCGTGGAACGCTTCCTAAAAGAGGGGAATATCTGTAACGGTCTAAATTTTTACGACGAGGGAAAGGAGCTTACCGAAATCGACCTCTCCCACATAGAAAGCAAATACCCCTTCGTATTAATCCTGGCACAGAGCATAACGGAGAGATTACTGGCAGAGCATCTCTACTCGTTCGGAATCGAAGTGGAGCGTGAGACCGAGCTTATAGGATTCGAACAGTCAAAGGAAGGAGTAGTGGCAAGAGTCAAACTGAAAGACGGAGGGGAAGAACTGATTAACTGCGCTTACCTAGTGGGCTGCGACGGCGCTCACAGCACCACCAGACACCTCCTCAACCTGGATTTCAAAGGAGACCCATACCCCAATTACTGGCTACTTGCCGACTGCGACATAAAGTGGCGATACCCCGAGCAGCGTCTGGCATTTTTTATTCATCCAAAAGGTTCTATCGCCTATTTCCCGTTCGTAGGAGACAGAGGAAGGTTGATATTCGAGCTCCCTCATGTAGGTGAGGAGGTCGAGCAAAGCGAGCCGACCATCGAAGATGTAAAACGTCTCGCCGACGAGAGGAGGCTCGAATACCAATCCATAGACAATCCGGTTTGGGTGACATATTTCAAGATACACCACCGCATAGTCAACCGATACAGCATAGGACGGGTTTTTATTGCCGGAGATGCAGCGCACATCCATAGCCCGGTCGGCGGCCAGGGAATGAATACCGGGATCCAGGATGCCTACAACCTGGCCTGGAAGATGGCGCTTGTGCTCAAGAGAAAATCCCCTGAGAGCATTCTCGACAGCTACAACTACGAACGACACCGCATCGGCGAGGAGGTCGTCGGCCGCACGGATAGGGCTACCAGGATGATTGCCATACACAACCCGGTCCTCAAGGCTATCCGCAATAAGTTCTTTCCACTGGTGACCAGGCTGGGTAAGGTCCAGGAAAAGATGACCAACACGATTGCTCAGGTCGAGTTTCACTACAAGGGAAGCCCGATTGTATCCGAGAAATGGAACCCGGATAGGATAGCCAGATGGAACAAGGATTTTTCACACCTCTTGGAAGCTGGGGAAAGGGTGGGCGATTATAAGATTCTTAGCGCGGAGAAGAGAACCGAGGCCAACCTATATGACTTACTCAAAGGGACAACCCACAAACTCCTTTTATTCACCGGAGGTAAACCAAGCGCTCAGGAACTCGACGAGCTAACAAAAATATCCAAGAACATTGTTTCCAACTATTTAGGGTTGATCGACCCACACCTGGTCACAGTCAAAAATGGAAACCCCTATGATTCTCCCTATTTTGTTTCTATTTACATCGATAAGGACTTTAAAATGCACAGGGATTTCGGCGCGGTTAAGGCGAGCCTATACCTCATCCGGCCGGATGGATATATTGCATTCCGCAACCAGCCGGCAAAAAACGATGACCTGATTCAATACCTGTCCAAAATATTTCTGATCAAAGTCTGA
- a CDS encoding LLM class F420-dependent oxidoreductase: protein MKVGLQIVQFDWPGSPENMGKKLAEIGKAADEAGFASIWAMDHFFQLDMAQYGLSPQDPMLEGYTTLSYLTPFTNRARLGTMVTGVIYRHPGHLIKIVSNLDVLSGGRAYLGIGAGWYEREAVGLGFPFPPLKERLERLEETLQIAKQMWSGEVKPYKGKHYQLAEPINNPLPLSKPHPPILVGGWGEKKTLRLVAQYADACNLYAHPFASKDEVARRLDVLKRHCDDVGRPYDQIERTALGMVNLGSGGMSVSDLIAVCRELADIGIEHFIFSMPNCHEITPIEIIGREVIPEVAGL, encoded by the coding sequence ATGAAGGTTGGATTACAGATTGTGCAGTTTGACTGGCCGGGCAGCCCGGAGAACATGGGCAAGAAGCTGGCCGAGATAGGAAAAGCGGCCGATGAAGCCGGTTTTGCCAGCATCTGGGCCATGGACCACTTCTTTCAACTAGATATGGCGCAATACGGCTTATCACCCCAGGACCCCATGCTGGAAGGTTACACCACACTCAGTTATCTAACTCCGTTCACCAATCGCGCCCGTCTGGGCACTATGGTAACCGGCGTCATCTACCGTCATCCCGGCCATCTGATAAAGATCGTCTCAAACCTGGACGTACTGTCGGGCGGGCGTGCTTACCTGGGCATAGGAGCCGGCTGGTATGAACGCGAGGCGGTAGGGTTGGGCTTTCCTTTTCCACCGCTGAAGGAGCGTCTTGAGCGTCTCGAAGAAACGCTCCAGATTGCCAAGCAAATGTGGTCAGGCGAGGTCAAACCATATAAGGGAAAACACTACCAACTGGCCGAGCCGATAAACAATCCATTGCCGCTTTCAAAACCCCACCCGCCTATCCTGGTCGGTGGCTGGGGTGAGAAGAAAACACTCCGGCTGGTCGCTCAATATGCCGATGCCTGTAATCTCTACGCTCATCCTTTTGCCAGCAAAGACGAGGTGGCCAGAAGGCTGGATGTGTTGAAGCGCCATTGTGACGATGTCGGCCGCCCTTATGACCAGATTGAGCGCACTGCCCTGGGCATGGTCAACCTGGGAAGCGGCGGTATGTCTGTATCCGACCTTATTGCCGTGTGCCGCGAGCTGGCGGACATCGGTATTGAGCATTTTATTTTCAGCATGCCCAACTGCCATGAAATCACCCCAATTGAAATTATCGGCCGTGAAGTGATCCCGGAGGTGGCGGGTTTATAG